ACAGGCTGAAAGTCTATAAATCCCTAATATATTTGTTCGACTCGTCTAGTTTTGCACTAAAACTATCATCAATATTTTTATGACCACGAGGCTTATTTTACCCATCTTCCGGGGCTTACGATTATTGGCGTTTCATTACCAATTCCATGGTTTACGCTCTTATGATCTACAATCGCCAagggatctttcaataatttcatagtatcgattaaacacacatttatttgacccgtttggccgattTATGGAGTTCACCATTTCAACAATAACCAAACGTTTTCTAATCTAGTTTTGACCGTCAATTAAGTAGTGATCATCACCACTTTAACTAATACAAATCCTTATTCTAAAACCCAACTTTGAATAACTACAATATCAAATTAtcataatgtaacgaaacaagTTACATACTTACATAATTCATCAACATTGGtttctaaccataattacccattcccgggcttgtcaATCTTAGCGTATCATGTCCATTCCATGGTTTACGCTTTTATAACTCAACTTTAATGAGTGACGTTTAAGTCACTTCGAACACTACCATTTCGACCATTATTTTAACTTGTTTCTTTATCTAGTGAGTTACATCACTTTATTTACATTCCATACATGACTAATTAAACaatattatcaaccaacatttctaGTTAACTATTTTGACCTGTTTGGTTTGACGAGTTAACTTCGTCACTTCTATGACATACCAAACTCGCAATTGACACTACAATTTCATTAACATTTCTAAGACTATTGTTTACGCATAATGTGACGAAACCGAAGTTACGTACCTTTAGTGCTTTTCCTTCAAGCGCGCATCAACTCCGGCTCTTCCGCTTGAAGATTCAATTcctttgcctatagagttcaatcaatGACTTGTTTAGAACTCGTATTATTTCATATAACGCATAATTCACCATAACATTCAAAATGCGTTTTTACTCAAAATTTCAACATCTAGttttcttttaggcatttcaacaaacacttaaaGGGCATAGTTTTGCTAAATCAATAACCAGGTTTCATACTAGTCATTTAGCCAATTTTAagcatttttcacaaattcaAATGTCTAGTTCTATATCAACACCTAGACTTATTTCATGGAGCTCAAGTAATACTAGATTAATAATCATaattctagtgttcatcatctttTTACAAAACCTATTTAACATATAAATGGGTAAACATGAATATTCATAGTTTGAGCACCAATTTCACAAATTATTAGCTAGGGTTTACATCTAAACTTGTTTTTATTATAAGTTTCATCTAAACATCCCTAATCAAGCTCCAATTTTCGATTTTTATAATATACTTGGAATCTGAGTTGAATCAAAACAACATAATTtagcataccttatgatcccttcaacGAGGTGATCATGAATTTGTGCTTGAAAATTGATTTAGAGATGATTAGAACCTTCAATTTGAGGGAAAGCTgcatgaactagggtttgtggGGAACCCTTATGTCGCCCCTGGGTTTGGATCGACCAGACACACTCCTTTTTGTGTGTTTGGTgtgatttattttgttttattgttttaagtttttaatttaaCAAGTTTAGTCCCTCAACAATCACTTGGTTCTTATTTTAGGTATTTTAACCCATTTACATGTTATCACAAGACTcataactaactgggttatttatttcctagttagcttattcttgtttattttatactttataattctaatataaagtttatatttttggggcgttacatataggttgccaaaaagggaaagtgCAAAGGTGTCGGATAGGCCACCGATCGGATGGCGTTCGATTGGATGGCGATCCAATCAGTTGGCCATTCGATCGTTCGGCCATTCGACCGTGGTGGTCCGACGAGTTGAATTTTGGCGTTTCGTTTCGCGTGTTGGGttttgcgatgcgatagattgataataaccacacaaatactatatctaacatacaatcactataattAACTTgcatttagcgtttgcgattaaattgcgttgcgatagagttgcgattgcgtttcgattaatcaccacaaacataaagtaaacatgcacaagtaacacataagtaacacatacacgtaaaacaatattcagaatctaCCAATCAAGgtgcgagcgcgattgcgatgtgtttagcgataaagcgataaacatcgattaaatctcgattattaatagatactccacataatacaactaaagcaataaaataaaagattcgattacaagtcaaagaagtcaaaacagtaattaagcaaggagtgacagatcgcaattagcaatcttttcttcctttgacttcaatcttgactttgactttgactttcgtaacacggggtgttacacctagTTATTCAAACATGGGGCGCTCAAAGAAGGACCATATTTTAGCTCCTGGAGGCTGCCCTTAATGCTTCTGACTAAAAAAGACCCCAACCCATAAAGAACACAGGCCCAATGATCAAGCCTATTTGACAACCTAACTTCCCCAATCAATATCAAGAGCTTATCGAACTGCATAGTTTCTGGCCCATTCATAACCGATGATCTCCAATCCCAAACTCCACCCGACCCGTTCAAGCCCAACCTATCCGCAACAGAAACCATATTTCTTCTTTCCAGCTGAAAGAGATCAAGGAATTTCAACGCCAAAGGATTCTCCAGCAGCTATTTGTTTAACCAAAACATAACGTTTGAGCCGTCACCCACTATCCATTTGAAGACCTTAGGAACGTCCACTCCAACCCTTTTAACAACATCCATGACTTTTGCAATTTGTTTCCAAGGCCTTGGGATAAACAGTTTAACTGGTATATAATTCCATCCCCGCGAGGAGTGATAAAGAGCCCACACAACCCTTCTCCATAGCCTATTTTCACCTTAAAAGATCCACCACAACTTCGATAGTAACGCAATATTGGCATCTCTTAGAGagcccaacccgacccgaccatACTCAACCGGTGCAATTACCTTTTGCAAACGCCCCAATTAAGTCTAGCTTTCTCATCCGAACCGCCCCAATAAAATACCTTCCTCAATCTATCCAAAGCCTCAATCACATTACCGGGGGCCTGACACAAGGAGAAATAATTGGTGAGGAGTGAATTGAGGACACGCTTGGTTAACGTAACCCGACCACCACTCGATAGGTTCTTGGTCATCCACAATGAGAGACAGTTCTTGTATGTTTCTGTAACGGGCTCCCAATTTTTTTACGGTTAATGTTGGCCCCAACTTTCGAGCCACGGTAGGAGAATGGAAAAGACCCCTTTTTGCAATTCAAAAGATTTGCAATTTCTTCCACCTCCCTGCTTTCACCCCACCCCTAAATACACTACACTTCATCATGTTAACTCTAAGGTCGATACCAAGTAGAAACACCGCATAATTCTCCGAAGGTTTCTCCTATTAAAGGTTGACCAATCCCCAAGAAATATCACATCGTCCGCACACATAAAATAAGAGAATACCGAACCATCATACCCACATAGAAACCCATGGTATATCCCAGCCGAGCACCCTTGCTTCATAAAGCCGGTTAAGGCTTCCATAGCAATCACAAAAAGAAGGGGGAGATTGGATCCCCTTGTCTTAGCTTGCGAAAGCATGGGAATTCATGAGCTGGAGAACCGTTTACCAAGACCGAGGCCCTTGCCGATGATACCAAAGCCATTATCCACTCCCGCCAGCAAACCGGAAAGTTCATTTGATCCAAGATCTTGCCCAAGAATACCTAATTAATTAAGTCATAAGCCTTTTCTATATCCACCTTAGAAATCATAACTTTCTATTTCACCTGTTTCATCTATTTGACAAGTTCATTACATACTTACATTTAGTTAGTATATTTTTTTATCATTGAAGTTAAAAGTCTCGTACTTGaagctatatattatttagtGACAACAGTTTTATAGAACTTCTTTAAATTATCGGCTTTTACATGTGGGCTCCAAGTCTGGGATTTTAACTATTTGGGCTGATTAAACTTTACTGGGCTTCATATTAATTATCACATGAACTATAAATTAATGTAATTGGGTTGTAACTCATGGATCGAAGAGGAACATATGGATTGTGATGCAATTCTAGTTGGGCTGCATATAAAAGAGACCAACAATAAAACAAAATCTCATAAGGAGCAGGCTGCAGGCTAAATAGCGTACAACAAAATTGTTGTGTAGCCCACGAAAATTTCACTGTGGTAGGATTAAAAGAAACACAACACGCAGTCACGCACTGTTTACGAAGGAAGCCGCTAGGGGCGTTGTAGACGATGGCGGAGCCAAGAATTTTTTTTATGATGTCAAGTTTTTTCAATACTCATAACTATAACTCGCAATCAAAATTTTCGAGTCGGGTCGTATCACATATCATATAAgtataaaaacaaaaaacaaaatttttactctttttaaaaaacaaaaaaaaaaaacacttttattaATGTAAAACACCTTTTTAGCTTATTGAACGCTGGAATTCTCAAACTTGAAAAGTTAAAGTTCGCTTGCAAGAAACAAACTCTCCATAAACCAAAATTGTTTCGTTAATCACCCATAAACTAAATCATTCATGCTAACTTATTTTTTCTTTCTAGAGATTTTAGAAATAGTTTCTGTGTTGACTTAATGACAAACTAGTAAAGTAGTAAACAGTTTTAACTTGTAACGCAAGTCTATTTGAAGGGGTCCATATTTGGAAATTACGAATCCTTCTACCATACTTGATTTCAACACGCAAACAAGTTTCAACGCACACCTCATTTGAAAGGTAAAGGTAGTCAAAAGACCACCACACTATCCCATAAAACTATAAAATTACACAAACAAAACCACCCCTCATCACCATTTCCCTTCATTCTAAAAATGTCATCAACTGAATCAAAAATCGCCATGGCCAAAACAgttgtttccaccatcggttccATCGCCGCAGCGTCCATGGTTGCCCGCAGCGTAGCTCGTGATTACTTGCCTCCTGAATTCCAAGACTACCTCTATTTCGGCCTCCGTAACTTCATCAACAAGTTATTTAGACAATTAACCATAGTGATCTACGAATTCGATGGCATTCGAGAAAACGAGATTTATAACGCCGCAACACTCTACCTTGGCTCCCGAATATCTCCCGAAACCAACCGTCTAAAGATCACCAAACACCCAAGCGAGAAAAGCATCAATGTTGCTATGGAGATTAATAATGAGTTTATTGATGTATACAATGGAGTCAAATTCAAGTGGTCTTTGGTTTCTAAGGAGCTGCCAACCGTAGAGTTTCAAGAATACGAGGACGATGGCAGATACTACACCAGATCGGATAAACGATTGTTAGAACTCACGTTTCATCGAAAACACAAAGATCTAGCGTTGAACGAGTACTTACCGTTTATACTTAACGACGCCAAAACTAGAGAGTTAGAAGATAAAACTGTGAAGATATTCACTGTAGATATGGACCGAAGAACCGCGTGGACGTCAGTGAATCTAGACCATCCGGCGACATTTGCCACGTTGGCAATGGATACCGATGTGAAGGAGAAGGTGATGAAGGATTTGGATAGGTTTGTAGAGAGGAGAGAGTATTATCGAAAAGTCGGAAAGGCGTGGAAGAGAGGGTACTTGTTGTATGGTCCCCCGGGTACGGGGAAATCAAGCCTGGTCGCGGCTATGGCGAATTACTTGAACTTTGACATATATGACTTGGAGTTGACTGACATTCGGTCAAACGCGGAGCTAAGGAGGTTGTTGGTGACAACAGCAAACCGGTCCATACTGGTGGTGGAGGACATTGATTGCTCAGCCGAGTTACATGATCGAGAGGAAGTGGTTCGAGACAACGGGAAGCAGGAAGAATATAGAGTAACATTATCAGGGTTCCTTAACTTTATTGACGGTTTATGGTCAAGTTGTGGCGATGAGAGAATCATCGTATTTACCACAAATAGGAAAGAGAAACTTGACCCTGCACTGCTTCGGGCTGGTCGTATGGATGTTCACATCAACATGTCATATTGTACCCCGAGTGGGTTCCGATTGCTAGCGTCCAACTATCTTGGCATCACACAACACGATCTTTTTGAAGAAATCGAGGATTTGATTGGTGAGGCGGAGGTTACCCCGGCTGAAGTAGCCGAGCAATTACTCCAGGAAGATGATCCTGACATTGCTCTGGGTGGACTCATTGAGTTTTTTGATGTGAAGAGGAAGCAGAATGAAGAAACGAAAGCAAAAGCGAAAGATTTGGCTGCCAAAGAGATTGAAAAGAGTGAAATAGTTCGGGAATCAGTGTAATGACAATTTTTATTGATATAATAGTTCAAATTAGGCTAAATTTTTCATCAAGTTAATGATTAAAATTATGAATGTATTTCCCCAATTCATCACTAGTTTTACTTCAGTTCTTAAGTTTCTGAGCGTTATTCAATGTTAAATCCTACAAAAAACTATGACAATAGTTGTAACTATAATCAAATATTAACATATAAATTAGGAACATGTATATGCATAATGAGTTGTAACCTATGGTTTGGACGTTTAtcaaaaaaaagttgattttctACTTCTCACCCAAAGGTTTAtatcttttacaattttaaccttacatagtttggttttataactttaacccaaaacttttctttatttgcaatttaacttcacaacttttttcacttatagttttcatcttttgcaaattttcgttttacgtatagttctaaatttttcgagttaatacgacgcaacgtacatgtgtggttcaacgtttttacctctatttttccacGTTTGAAAGGTTCGTCGCAACacacatatcctaggtcgagtcagtgttggtgatcgatgacggttgtgtgacattagtactatttgacaccgttttacgccccgccgcaacacGAGGTGTGCTTTGAGGGTTTTCtaaaaaaaatggttatgcatattgttgtcgtaacgttggctttgggggttttccaaaaaaaactgattttttttacttttcaccaaaAAGCATGTCATaatttacttttaacccaaaactatttatttttttttacttttaacccaaaatttttgatgttttgcaatctatcctcaaaaccttttttactttcaacttcggccttttatagttttcattttccgcaaatttttcgctttattcttggttctaaattttgtaaCTTAACACATTGCAacatgcgtctttggtttaacgtttttacgtttcgttctaaattttgcgagttaacacgacgcaacgt
Above is a window of Helianthus annuus cultivar XRQ/B chromosome 14, HanXRQr2.0-SUNRISE, whole genome shotgun sequence DNA encoding:
- the LOC110908945 gene encoding protein HYPER-SENSITIVITY-RELATED 4-like; translated protein: MSSTESKIAMAKTVVSTIGSIAAASMVARSVARDYLPPEFQDYLYFGLRNFINKLFRQLTIVIYEFDGIRENEIYNAATLYLGSRISPETNRLKITKHPSEKSINVAMEINNEFIDVYNGVKFKWSLVSKELPTVEFQEYEDDGRYYTRSDKRLLELTFHRKHKDLALNEYLPFILNDAKTRELEDKTVKIFTVDMDRRTAWTSVNLDHPATFATLAMDTDVKEKVMKDLDRFVERREYYRKVGKAWKRGYLLYGPPGTGKSSLVAAMANYLNFDIYDLELTDIRSNAELRRLLVTTANRSILVVEDIDCSAELHDREEVVRDNGKQEEYRVTLSGFLNFIDGLWSSCGDERIIVFTTNRKEKLDPALLRAGRMDVHINMSYCTPSGFRLLASNYLGITQHDLFEEIEDLIGEAEVTPAEVAEQLLQEDDPDIALGGLIEFFDVKRKQNEETKAKAKDLAAKEIEKSEIVRESV